CGGTCGTGCCGAGCCGGACGCGGGTGGTGAGGCCGGCCAGCCAGGAGAGGGTGGTGAACGGCTCGTAGAAGGGTGCCGGATAGCGCTCGGCGACGTCGGGTGTGACGGCGATGTGGTCCGAGACCATCAGGAGGTCGTAACCCAGGCCTTCCACGGTCCGAGCCCAGTTCCGCAGGACTCCGGGGTCGGTGCCGGGTCCGAAGTTGAGGATGTTGACTCCGATCTTCACGAGAACGAGGCTAGTCAGGCGGCAGGGTCCCGCAGAAGGGATTCCCGCCTGTTCCGAGGCCCTTCGGCCGTGGATCCGCCGGTAATCTGGCCGGATGACCGAGACCCTCGACGCGACGGACTGGGCGATCCTGAGGGAACTCCAGCAGGACGGCCGGATCGCGTACACGGAGTTGGCGCGGCGGGTGAACCTGAGCGCGTCGGCGACCAAGGAGCGGGTGCGGCGTCTGGAGGACGCCGAGGTGATCACGGGGTTCCGGGCGGAGGTGGACCTGGAGCGGACCGGCCATCCGGTGCTCGCGGTGGTCCGGCTGAAGTACCCGGGGACACGGCACGAGCCGTTGCGCCGGCTGCTCGGTGAGCGCCCGGAGTACCTGGAGTGTCTGCGGACGACCGGGGACGACTGCTACGTCCTGAAGGTGGCGGCCACGTCGATGTCCCATCTGGAGGAGCTCGTCGACGCGCTGGCCCGGTTCGGGAGTACGACCACGAACCTCGTCCTCAGCCGGACGCTGCCGTTCCGGGGACCGGCCGAGCCGCGAACGGCAGCGCGCGCGGCTCGCTGAGATCCGGAAGGGGCGCGCGACATCTGCCGTGCGCCCTCTCAGTCCGACCGCGCGCTCCGGCGAACGGGTCAAACGGTGCTGGGGGCTTCCCGACCAAGATCAATAGCCTGACGTCCGGCGCGTGACCTCGCGTCTGTCGGACAGAGAAGGCAAGCGACTCCCGTGAAACTTCCGATGTTGCAGCGCATGGCGTGGCTCACCGCGGCGACCGCGCTGCTGACGACGCCCGGCTCCGCCCCGGCGGGCGCCGCCGACACATGGCAGAAGGCTCGCCGCCCTGTGGGCGGACCGGGGCGCGGGGCCCGACCGTCCCGCCACCCTGTACGCGGCGCCCCTGACGTTCGCCGCGTGGGGGCAGCCGCTGTTCGGCGCGGTGACGAACCGGACCTACCGGTCGACGTACCCGGACGACGCCGGCACGCGGCACATCTCCGACATCGCGGTGACCGCCGCCGGCCGGCTCGTCGTGGGTTCGGCGGCGGACGCCGGTGACGGCGGCCCGTTCGACTCCGCGGTGAGCGACGCCGGCCGGGTGACGATCTCGGCGACGGGCCGGGTCCGGGTCTCCCTCGCGGCCTCCCCGACCGTGCTCGGGACGTACCCCCAGTACAAGATCGAGGCGGTGGAGTGCCTGCCCGACTCCACGGACACCCTGCTGGGCACCGACGACGAGAACCTCGGCGGCTACGTACGGACGGTGTCCTTCTGCGGCGCCTGAGCACGACGTGACCTGACGGACTCCGGGGCCTGCTGGGGCCCCGGAGTCCCCTTGCGTGCAAAGACCGCGAGGACCGGGCTACGCTGCGGGTGCAGCTGGTTCGCCCCCGTCAGCCGGACGGGATGCGTCGTAAGAGGGAACCCGGTGGGAATCCGGGACTGCCCCGCAGCGGTGAGCGGGAACGACCGCCGTCATCAGCACTGGACCCGGGAAGGGTCTGGGAAGCGACGGCCATTAGGTGTCCTCCCCCGTGAGGACGTGCCCGCGAGTCCGAAGACCTGCCCGTTGCCCGCACGCGGACGATTCCGCGCGCGGATGTTCCGGTGACCTCGTGGGCGGGTCGGCGTACAGAGCGAGAAGGACGACCGCGTCGCACCGCGCCGGGTCGCACCGTCCGTTCCGTCACCCTTCGCGCCCTCGTCCCGTCACCGGGACCTCAGGGATTCATCTCGCGAAGGAGATCTCCGTGACCACCAAGTCCGCAGCCGCGGCAGCGCAGGCCACCCTGCACGGCTACCCCCGCCAAGGCGCCGACCGGGAACTGAAGAAGGCCGTCGAAGGCTACTGGAAGGGCCGCGTCAGCGCCGACGCCCTCCGGACGACCGCCGCCGAACTGCGCCGTACCACCTGGCGGCAGCTCGCCGCCGCCGGTGTCGACGAGGTCCCCACCGGCGACTTCTCGTACTACGACCACGTCCTCGACACCACCGTCATGGTCGGCGCGATCCCCGCCCGCCACCGGGCCGCCGTCGCGGCGGACCCGCTCGACGGCTACTTCGCCATGGCACGCGGCACCCAGGATGTCGCGCCACTGGAGATGACCAAGTGGTTCGACACCAACTACCACTATCTCGTCCCGGAGTTGGGACCTGACACGGTCTTCTCGGCCGACTCCTCCCAGCAGGTCGCGGGCTTCCGGGAAGCTCTCGACCTGGGCCTCGGCGCCCGGCCCGTCCTGGTCGGCCCCGTCACCTACCTGATGCTCGCCAAGCCCGCGCCCGGCGTGGCGGCCGACTTCGATCCGCTCACCCTCCTCGACCGGCTGCTTCCGGTGTACGCCGAGGTCCTCGCCGACCTCCGCGCGGCGGGCGCCGACTGGGTGCAGCTCGACGAGCCCGCCCTCGTCCAGGACCGCACCCCGGCGGAACTGAACGCCGCCGCACGCGCCTACCGCGACCTCGGCGCGCTCACGGACCGTCCGAAGCTCCTGGTCGCCTCCTACTTCGACCGGCTCGGCGACGCCCTCCCGGTGCTGGCCAAGGCGCCGGTGGAGGGGCTGGCCCTCGACTTCACCGAGCGAGCGGCCGCCAACCTGGACTCGCTCGCCGCCATCGGCGGCCTGCCCGGCAAGCGACTCGTCGCCGGAGTGGTCAACGGCCGCAACATCTGGGTCAACGACCTGGCCGCGTCGCTCACCACACTCGGCACCCTCCTCGGTCTCGCCGACCGCGTCGACGTGGCGGCCTCCTGCTCCCTGCTGCACGTCCCGCTCGACGCCACGGCGGAACGCGAGATCGATCCGCAGATCCTGCGCTGGCTCGCCTTCGCCCGCCAGAAGACCGCCGAGATCGTCACCCTCGCGAAGGGACTCTCGCAGGGCACCGGGGCCATCACCGGCGAACTCGCCGCCAACCGCGCCGACCTCGCCTCGCGCGCCCGCTCCCCGATCACCCAGGACCCGGCCGTCCGCTCCCGCGCAGCCGCCGTCACCGACGCCGACACCCGCCGCCCCCAGCCGTACGCCGACCGCGCGGGCGCCCAACACGCCGCCCTCCGGCTTCCGTTGCTCCCCTCCACGACCATCGGCTCGTTCCCGCAGACCGCGGAGCTGCGGACCGCGCGGGCCGACCTGCGGGCCGGGCGGATCGACACCGCCGGGTACGAGGAGCGCATCAGGTCCGAGATCCAGGACGTGATCGCCTTCCAGGAGAAGACCGGCCTCGACGTCCTGGTCCACGGCGAGCCCGAACGCAACGACATGGTCCAGTACTTCGCCGAGCAGCTCACGGGCTACCTGGCCACGCGACACGGCTGGGTCCAGTCCTACGGCACCCGCTACGTCCGGCCGCCCGTCCTCGCCGGGGACATCTCCCGTCCCGCGCCGATGACGGTCCGCTGGACGGCGTACGCCCGGTCCCTCACCGCCAAGCCCGTCAAGGGCATGCTCACCGGACCGGTCACCATGCTCGCCTGGTCCTTCGTCCGCGACGACCAGCCCCTCGCCGACACCGCCCGCCAGGTCGCCCTCGCCCTGCGCGACGAGGTGAACGACCTGGAGGCGGCGGGCACTTCGGTCATCCAGGTGGACGAGCCGGCCCTCCGCGAGACCCTGCCGCTGCGCGCCGCCGACCACGGGACGTACCTGGCGTGGGCGACGGAGGCGTTCCGCCTCACGACCGCCGGAGTGCGCCCGGAGACCCAGATCCACACCCATATGTGCTACGCCGAGTTCGGCGACATCGTCCAGGCCATCGACGACCTCGACGCCGACGTCATCAGCCTGGAGGCCGCCCGCTCCCACATGCAGGTCGCCCGCGAACTCGCCGCGCACGGCTACCCGCGCGAGGCGGGACCCGGTGTCTACGACATCCACTCGCCGCGCGTGCCGAGCGCCCACGAGGCCGCCGAGCTGCTCCGTACCGGCCTCGAAGCCATCCCCGCCGAGCGGCTCTGGGTCAACCCCGACTGCGGCCTGAAGACCCGAGGCTGGCCCGAGACCCGCGCCTCCCTGGAGAACCTGGTCGCGGCGGCCCGCACCGTCCGCGCGGAACTCGCCACCCCCTGACCGTGCCGTAGCGACAGGGAATCCTCGCGCCCCCGCCCGAGCGGCGGGGGCGCGGGGATCACGGGGATCACGGGGATCACGGGGAGACCGTGGCGGCCGGGGGCGTCCAGCGGCGCGTGCGGGCCGGGATAGCCGAGAGGCCGTACTCCTTCCTGAGGTCCTCGGGGATGGCGTAGTGCATGACGCGTCCGCGGGTGAGGGAGGACAGTTCGAGGACGGTGGTGAGGTGGCCGAGTCGGTCCAGGGCCCACGCGCCGAGCGGGGAGCGGTCCTCGATGGTCTCCAGGACGCCGAGGAGGTGGGGGACGGACTTGACGAGGGTGTCCCAGCGGGTGCGGGGGACGTCCAGCCAGTCGGCGCAGGTGTCGCCGACGAGGTAGCGGATGAGCGCGGAGACGACAGGGTCGAAGAGGGTGCCGGGCACGACCTCCTCGTAGAGGTCGATCAGCTGCCGGGTCAGATGGGATCCCTCCGGGGAGGGGCCCATGTAGCGGATCATGTACTGGTCGAGGAAGCGGCGGGCGTCGTCGAGGCTCTTCGGTACGGCGTCCTGGTCGACGCCCAGCATGGCGCCGACCACGCGCCAGGCGTAGTAGTAGGCGTCCGCGCCCTCGGAGGTCATGTGGATGCCGAGGCGGTGGAGGCTGTCGAGGACGAGCATCGAGAAGAACATCTGCCCGCCGATCATGTCCTCCTGACAGATCGGCACCCCCAACGCCCCGGCGTCCCATCGGTTCTCGCGGGTGAGGTGGTGGCGGATGGAGGCGTGCAGCAGGCGGACTTTCTGCGCGGCGGGGATGAAGCGGCTCCCCGCCTCGAAGGCGTCGGGCCGCATCAGGTAGACGGTGAACTGGCCTGTCTCCGCCATGCGGGTGGACGGGTAGCTCAGTCCGTGGGTCGTCGACAGCAGCTTCGCCACGTGCGGGACGAGGTAGCAGGCGGGCATGGCGGCGAAGGACAGCGCGGTGGAGATGTGGACGTTGTTGTCGATGAAGAACAGCCGGGCCTTCTCCATCTCCCCCCAGTCCACCCAGGCCGGCGGGGCGCTCGTGGCCCGGAGGTACTCCCGGGCGACGTCGGGAAGCCCGTCCGGCAGCGGAGCGCCGGCGGTGGAGACGTACCGCATCAGGGTGTTGAACGTACCGACCTCGCCGCGTTCGAAGAGCGCGGCGACCGTGGCGTCGGCGAGTTCGTCGCCGGTCTTCCGCAGGGCGTCCGTCGACGCCTCGGTGGTCCGGGTCATGGCGGGGCTCCTTGTTCTCCTGGTCGTCCGTCGGTCGGTGAGTCCGTGAGTCCGTGAGTGCGTGAGTGCGTGAGTGCGTCAGGAGCGGCGGACCGCCGCCGAGTGCGCCAGGCCGGTGAGCGCGGCGGCGGCAGGCGCGGGCAGGTTCAGGGCGTCGAGGGCGCGGAGGGCCTCCTCGACCCGCTCGGTGATCATGACCTCGACCCGCTCGGGTGCCTTCAGTCGCCGCATGACCGCCCGTACGGCGTCCAGGGCGTCGCCGTCGGGGTCGTCCGACGTGCCGAGCAGGTCGCGCAGCCGCCCGCGGTCCTCGTCCCCCGCGAGCCGCCAGGTCTCCGCGAGGAGGGCGGTGGGCCGCCGGCCGTGTACGTCGTCGGCGCCGGCCTTTCCGGTGACCTCCGGGTCTCCGAACAGGCCGAGCAGATCGTCCCGCAACTGGAACGCCTCTCCGAGCGGCAGCCCGTACGCGGAGTAGCCCTCGCGCAGCCGCCGCCCGGCCCCGGCCAAGGCGCCGCCGATCAACAGAGGTTGCTCGACGGTGTACTTGGCGGTCTTGTAGCGGATCACCTTCAGCGACGCCGCCGTGTCCGGGGCCGCGCCGGTGTGCAGGATCTCCAGGCACTCGCCCGCGATCAGGTCCCGGGCCAGGGCCGCCCAGAGCGGACGGGCCCGGCCGAGGTAGGCGGCCGGCAGTCCGCTGGTGACGAAGAGCTGGCCGGCGAGCGACATGAGCAGGTCCCCGACGAGCATCGCCAGCGACCGGGCGCCCTCGGCGGGACGCGGGTGGTGCTCCACCGCGTCGCGCAGGGCCAGGTGCGCGGTGGGCCGGCCGTGCCGCAGCGGACTGTCGTCGATCAGGTCGTCGTGCACGACCGCGGCCGCGTGCACGATCTCCATCGAGGCCGCCGCCCGCAGCAGCGCTTCGCTGTCGGGCTGCCCCACCGCGCGCCAGCCCCAGTAACAGAACGCCGCCCGCAGCCGTTTGCCCTCCGTGGTCGCCGCCTCCAGCTGCCCGGCCACCGGGCCCAGCGCGGGATCGACCTCGGACAGCAGGTCGGCCTCCTGGGCGACGTACCGCCGGAGCACGGCGTCGACGCGCGCCTTGAACGCGGCGGGATCCCAGCGCTCAGACGTCATCGTCGGCCCGCCGGGCCAGCACGTGCCGGGCGAGAACCTCCAGGTGGGCCGGTGGCGGCGACGCGTACCTGTCGAGGACGAGGCGCCCGCGCGCCTCCAGATCCCGCTCGGCCTCCGCCGCCACCTCGGCGGCGTCCGAACGCCTCAACAGGCCGCGGACGGCCCCGAGTCCCGAACTCAGCGTGCTCACCGCCAGGTCGGCGAGGCCCGCCGCCAGCAACACCGCCCGCTCGTCCAGGCCCGCCTGGGGTCCCGACTCCCGCGTCATGCCATTCCCCCGCCCGCGGCGCGGCCGGGGCTCCGTGCCCCGGCCGCGCTCTCGCCGCCACTTCTCCCCCAGCGTCACGCCCACCAGGGGAACGGCGCAGGTGAACTCACCAACGAGTGATCACCTCGCTGAAACGTACGAGTCCTCACACACACGCGCGGTTCCAGTGCATCCGGGACCACGGCAGGACCAGCTCGCTCCGGTCCTTCACGTCGCGCGGGGCGAGGCCCTCGACAGGTACGGCCTCGCGGTGCCGTGCGTAGACGGTGTCGACGTAGCGGTGGCCGGTGTCGGCGGCGATGAAGAGGACCGTCCGCGAGGGGGTGCGCGCGCGTTCGTGGCGGGCGGCGAGGTAGCCGGCGCCGGTCGAGAGGCCCGCGAAGACCGCGTGCCGGCGCAGCAGGTCGACGCTGCCGGCCAGTGCCGCGTCGAAGGAGATCCAGTGCAGGGTGTCGTACAGCTCGTGGGAGACGTTCCCGAAGGGGATGGAGCTGCCGATCCCGGCGATGATGATCTCGGGATCGGAGACGTGCTCGGCGCCGAAGGTGACGCTGCCGTACGGCTGGACGCCGACGAGTTCGACGTCGGCCTCGCCATCGCGCGGCTCGTCGGCCGGCGCGCGCAGATAGCGGGCCAGGGCGCCGGTCGAGGCCCCCGAGCCGACCCCGCCGACGACGGTGAGCCCGTCCGTTCCGGTCGCCTCCCGGATCCGGTCGGCGATCGCGCGGTAGCCGAGGTAGTGGATGTCGTCGTGGTACTGCCGCATCCAGTGGTACTCGGGGTGTTCGGCGAGGATCTCGTGGATCCGCTCGACGCGCCGCTTCTGGTCGAGCTTGAGATCGCTGGACGGCTCCATCTGCTCCAGCGTCGCCCCGAGCACGGCGAGTTGTGTGCGCAGCGTGTGATCCACCGTGGACGAGCCGACGATGTGACAGCGCATGCCGTACCGATGGCAGGCCAGGGCGAGGGCGTAGGCGTAGATGCCACTGGAGCTGTCCAGCAGGGTGTCCCCGCGCCGTACGGTTCCG
The sequence above is a segment of the Streptomyces sp. NBC_01255 genome. Coding sequences within it:
- a CDS encoding Lrp/AsnC family transcriptional regulator, whose translation is MTETLDATDWAILRELQQDGRIAYTELARRVNLSASATKERVRRLEDAEVITGFRAEVDLERTGHPVLAVVRLKYPGTRHEPLRRLLGERPEYLECLRTTGDDCYVLKVAATSMSHLEELVDALARFGSTTTNLVLSRTLPFRGPAEPRTAARAAR
- the metE gene encoding 5-methyltetrahydropteroyltriglutamate--homocysteine S-methyltransferase; translated protein: MTTKSAAAAAQATLHGYPRQGADRELKKAVEGYWKGRVSADALRTTAAELRRTTWRQLAAAGVDEVPTGDFSYYDHVLDTTVMVGAIPARHRAAVAADPLDGYFAMARGTQDVAPLEMTKWFDTNYHYLVPELGPDTVFSADSSQQVAGFREALDLGLGARPVLVGPVTYLMLAKPAPGVAADFDPLTLLDRLLPVYAEVLADLRAAGADWVQLDEPALVQDRTPAELNAAARAYRDLGALTDRPKLLVASYFDRLGDALPVLAKAPVEGLALDFTERAAANLDSLAAIGGLPGKRLVAGVVNGRNIWVNDLAASLTTLGTLLGLADRVDVAASCSLLHVPLDATAEREIDPQILRWLAFARQKTAEIVTLAKGLSQGTGAITGELAANRADLASRARSPITQDPAVRSRAAAVTDADTRRPQPYADRAGAQHAALRLPLLPSTTIGSFPQTAELRTARADLRAGRIDTAGYEERIRSEIQDVIAFQEKTGLDVLVHGEPERNDMVQYFAEQLTGYLATRHGWVQSYGTRYVRPPVLAGDISRPAPMTVRWTAYARSLTAKPVKGMLTGPVTMLAWSFVRDDQPLADTARQVALALRDEVNDLEAAGTSVIQVDEPALRETLPLRAADHGTYLAWATEAFRLTTAGVRPETQIHTHMCYAEFGDIVQAIDDLDADVISLEAARSHMQVARELAAHGYPREAGPGVYDIHSPRVPSAHEAAELLRTGLEAIPAERLWVNPDCGLKTRGWPETRASLENLVAAARTVRAELATP
- a CDS encoding oxygenase MpaB family protein yields the protein MTRTTEASTDALRKTGDELADATVAALFERGEVGTFNTLMRYVSTAGAPLPDGLPDVAREYLRATSAPPAWVDWGEMEKARLFFIDNNVHISTALSFAAMPACYLVPHVAKLLSTTHGLSYPSTRMAETGQFTVYLMRPDAFEAGSRFIPAAQKVRLLHASIRHHLTRENRWDAGALGVPICQEDMIGGQMFFSMLVLDSLHRLGIHMTSEGADAYYYAWRVVGAMLGVDQDAVPKSLDDARRFLDQYMIRYMGPSPEGSHLTRQLIDLYEEVVPGTLFDPVVSALIRYLVGDTCADWLDVPRTRWDTLVKSVPHLLGVLETIEDRSPLGAWALDRLGHLTTVLELSSLTRGRVMHYAIPEDLRKEYGLSAIPARTRRWTPPAATVSP
- a CDS encoding polyprenyl synthetase family protein, with the protein product MTSERWDPAAFKARVDAVLRRYVAQEADLLSEVDPALGPVAGQLEAATTEGKRLRAAFCYWGWRAVGQPDSEALLRAAASMEIVHAAAVVHDDLIDDSPLRHGRPTAHLALRDAVEHHPRPAEGARSLAMLVGDLLMSLAGQLFVTSGLPAAYLGRARPLWAALARDLIAGECLEILHTGAAPDTAASLKVIRYKTAKYTVEQPLLIGGALAGAGRRLREGYSAYGLPLGEAFQLRDDLLGLFGDPEVTGKAGADDVHGRRPTALLAETWRLAGDEDRGRLRDLLGTSDDPDGDALDAVRAVMRRLKAPERVEVMITERVEEALRALDALNLPAPAAAALTGLAHSAAVRRS
- a CDS encoding polyprenyl synthetase, producing the protein MTRESGPQAGLDERAVLLAAGLADLAVSTLSSGLGAVRGLLRRSDAAEVAAEAERDLEARGRLVLDRYASPPPAHLEVLARHVLARRADDDV
- a CDS encoding pyridoxal-phosphate dependent enzyme, encoding MDQHIAESIGRPDLIRLDDRLVCLRFETMKVVSALAAVRHLLDTGTVRRGDTLLDSSSGIYAYALALACHRYGMRCHIVGSSTVDHTLRTQLAVLGATLEQMEPSSDLKLDQKRRVERIHEILAEHPEYHWMRQYHDDIHYLGYRAIADRIREATGTDGLTVVGGVGSGASTGALARYLRAPADEPRDGEADVELVGVQPYGSVTFGAEHVSDPEIIIAGIGSSIPFGNVSHELYDTLHWISFDAALAGSVDLLRRHAVFAGLSTGAGYLAARHERARTPSRTVLFIAADTGHRYVDTVYARHREAVPVEGLAPRDVKDRSELVLPWSRMHWNRACV